In Choloepus didactylus isolate mChoDid1 chromosome X, mChoDid1.pri, whole genome shotgun sequence, a genomic segment contains:
- the TEX28 gene encoding testis-specific protein TEX28 — protein MSDSNHQADYTKSQSATLPSNVPSCKSLASSEDGPSLSDGELSWNLHDSIKHRILYLSEQLRMEKSSRDENIVGYLKLVSKADRHQAPQIRQAFERVNQRTSATIAQIEKRLRQCHQQLQELEEGSRPKDCAPRSGGSLDDCKLPREKDPLPKPPKPGEEDSRSASLPNAVRYVTPESFPGVLQGRKSEAKRVVQQHNLLLQKMKKELKEVKGFHLSLRVSYQSLKEKYLSDLQLWLESLEEEKCRQKLIEEQVSDHLQGHLDEIYHLKQNLACTEEKMAYLSYERAKEIWEVMETFKSRIGKLETLQQVSQLEMMQELRHRPQEFLFKFMSLLLTLTTILLVLVSTVCSCPLPLIKTCLRICTTILLIGLGALAWQRWQTVPAEDWQAWVTAKWRAYSKVFRPLSDGT, from the exons ATGTCGG attcaaaccaccaA GCGGACTACACGAAGAGCCAAAGCGCAACTCTCCCCTCCAACGTCCCATCATGCAAATCCCTGGCGTCCAGTGAGGATGGCCCCAGCCTCTCAGATGGAGAGCTCTCTTGGAACTTACACGACAGCATCAAGCACCGCATCCTCTACCTGTCAGAGCAGCTGAGGATGGAGAAGTCCAGTCGGGATGAGAACATTGTGGGCTACCTCAAGCTGGTGTCCAAAGCCGACCGGCACCAGGCCCCGCAAATCCGGCAGGCCTTTGAGAGAGTGAACCAGCGCACCTCCGCCACCATCGCCCAGATAGAGAAGCGGCTCCGCCAGTGTCACCAGCAGCTCCAGGAGCTGGAGGAAGGCAGCCGGCCAAAGGATTGTGCGCCGAGGTCGGGTGGCAGCCTGGACGACTGCAAGCTGCCCAGAGAGAAGGACCCGCTTCCGAAACCCCCCAAGCCGGGTGAGGAAGACAGCCGGTCTGCCAGTCTGCCCAATGCTGTCAGATACGTCACCCCGGAGAGCTTCCCTGGTGTGCTGCAGGGAAGGAAGTCAGAGGCGAAGCGGGTGGTCCAGCAACACAACCTGCTGTTGCAGAAGATGAAGAAGGAGCTGAAAGAAGTCAAAGGGTTCCACCTCAGCCTTCGGGTCTCCTACCAGAGCCTAAAAGAGAAGTATCTGAGTGACCTACAGCTGTGGCTGGAGTCCCTTGAGGAGGAGAAATGCAG ACAAAAGTTGATAGAAGAACAGGTGAGTGACCACCTGCAGGGACACCTGGATGAGATTTACCACCTCAAACAGAATCTGGCCTGCACCGAGGAGAAGATGGCCTACCTGTCCTATGAGAGAGCCAAGGAGATATGG GAGGTCATGGAGACCTTCAAGAGCCGGATAGGCAAGCTGGAGACTCTACAGCAAGTGTCCCAACTGGAGATGATGCAGGAACTCAGACACCGCCCTCAGGAGTTCCTGTTCAAGTTCATGAGCCTGCTTCTCACACTGACCACCATCCTCTTGGTCCTCGTGTCCACTGTGTGCTCCTGCCCCTTGCCCCTCATCAAGACATGCCTGCGCATATGCACCACCATCCTGCTGATCGGGCTTGGGGCGCTGGCCTGGCAGAGGTGGCAGACCGTCCCTGCCGAGGACTGGCAGGCATGGGTTACTGCCAAATGGAGAGCCTACTCCAAGGTCTTCAGGCCTCTATCTGATGGAACTTAA
- the LOC119523011 gene encoding long-wave-sensitive opsin 1, whose amino-acid sequence MTQWWGPQRLTGGQPQQGDEDSTQASVSVYTDSNTTRGPFDGPNFHVSPRWVYHLTSVWMIFVVITSFFTNGLVLVATLKFKKLRHPLNWILVNLAVADLVETAIASTISVVNQIYGYFILGHPLCVVEGYTVSLCGITGLWSLAIISWERWLVICKPFGNMRFDAKLALMGIAFSWVWAAVWTAPPIFGWSRYWPHGLKTSCGPDVFSGDSYPGVQSYMLVLLVTCCVTPLSIIVLCYLRVWLAIRAVAKQQKESESTQKAEKEVTRMVLVMILAFCLCWGPYTFFACFATAHPGYAFHPLVAALPAYFAKSATIYNPIIYVFMNRQFRNCILQLFGKKVDDSSELSSASKTEASSVCSVAPA is encoded by the exons GCCCCTTCGACGGTCCCAACTTCCACGTCAGTCCAAGGTGGGTGTACCACCTCACCAGCGTCTGGATGATCTTCGTGGTCATCACGTCCTTCTTCACCAACGGGCTCGTGCTGGTGGCCACCCTGAAGTTCAAGAAGCTGCGCCACCCTTTGAACTGGATCCTGGTGAACTTGGCCGTGGCTGACCTGGTGGAGACCGCCATCGCCAGCACCATCAGTGTTGTGAATCAGATCTACGGCTACTTCATCCTGGGCCACCCTCTGTGTGTCGTGGAGGGTTACACGGTCTCCCTCTGCG GGATCACGGGTCTCTGGTCCCTGGCCATCATTTCCTGGGAGAGATGGCTGGTGATCTGCAAGCCTTTTGGCAACATGAGGTTTGACGCCAAGCTGGCCCTCATGGGCATCGCCTTCTCCTGGGTCTGGGCAGCTGTCTGGACGGCCCCTCCCATCTTTGGCTGGAGCAG GTACTGGCCCCACGGCCTGAAGACCTCGTGTGGCCCGGACGTGTTCAGCGGCGACTCGTACCCCGGCGTGCAGTCTTACATGCTTGTCCTCCTGGTCACGTGCTGCGTCACCCCCCTCAGCATCATCGTGCTCTGCTACCTCCGAGTGTGGCTGGCCATTCGAGCG GTGGCGAAGCAGCAGAAAGAATCCGAGTCGACCCAGAAGGCTGAGAAGGAGGTGACGCGGATGGTGCTGGTGATGATTCTCGCCTTCTGCCTCTGCTGGGGACCCTACACCTTCTTTGCCTGCTTCGCCACTGCCCACCCTGGCTACGCCTTCCACCCCCTGGTGGCAGCCCTGCCGGCCTACTTTGCCAAAAGTGCCACCATCTACAACCCCATTATCTATGTCTTTATGAACCGACAG TTTCGGAACTGCATCTTGCAGTTGTTTGGGAAGAAGGTGGACGACAGCTCTGAACTCTCCAGCGCCTCCAAAACGGAGGCCTCTTCTGTGTGTTCGGTGGCACCAGCATGA